Genomic window (Syngnathus scovelli strain Florida chromosome 14, RoL_Ssco_1.2, whole genome shotgun sequence):
CATGTGTCCTAACCAAGTGTTTTGAAATTTTAAAAGGAGACAAACAGTAGTTtgccttatttatttttaatgaacCCATTTTGTGGGGGTGGTGCTGTCTTATGCAAATGAGTCACTTCTCACCCGCCCCTAGCCTCCACTTCAGGGGCAACGACGAGAGTGGATTTAGTTACCGTGACGACTATGCGACAGAGCTGGTGGGCGTCCATGTAGCCAGTTTCATTGTCCTAGTACAGAGTTGTTCATAAACAGAGGTTCAGTGGCCCGAGGCCACTATGTGACTGCGACGGGCCAATCCAAGTTGTCAGTGGACACTTTCAAAAATAGACTTTTCTGTTCAGGAACGCATTCTTAAGTTGACCTTTGCTCTTTGCCATGTGCTTTCTTGTTTTGCTTGcgtttgtatcttatgttttgttgCTTCCATTTTTGAAGAACTTGGAGATTATTTTTAGGAAGTGCAACAAATAATAGCGTTACGGTGAGGGTCATGTGTTACCGTGATTTCCCCGGATGTCAATCCACCGCGTGCGCTTCATCACGCCGGACCTTTTGAGGATGTTGTGGTAGGCCTGCCATTCCACTTCATGCTGGAGGGAGCCCACCTTGCTCTCCGTCTTGGCGTCGGTAAGGTCCCCTGGGAGAAACAGAAAATTTCAGTGGTAGGACTCCATCCATTTCAATTGAtgctaagatgtttttttttttttttttttaaattacctgTCGCGAGCACTAATGATGGCTTGATCACCTCAATGGTGTTGGTGCAAAACTTCTCAAAGTCGGGAATCCGTCTCGGGTCGTGGAAGCGGCTGATGTGGATGTCGGACACCTGGAAGAGCAGACGTGACATTTGTAAAACTGAGTCTGGATATAGAATTAGGAACATGGCCATGTTACCGATGTATATTAactagaaaaataaatacatacacacatacatacatacatacatacacacatacgtacatacgtacatacatacatacatacacacatacgtacatacatacatacatacatacatacatacatacatacatacatacatacatacacgttAATACGTTTAAAAAACGAAAAGAATCCCACCTGTACAAACCAGAATATGTTATCCAGCTGGTCGCCGGGAAACGGCGGGGAACTTCCCCGGTCGCTTCCGTCCTGGCCCCGGACGCTCCGTTTCGGGTGCCAAGCCGTGTCGTAGCTGTCCAGCACCCAGGATGTGAGGCAGGCCACGGCCAGTCCGATGAGAACCAAGGTGCTGAACAGCTTCAGCATCCTCCAGCCGTGGCGAGACTGGGGGGAGAGGACTAGCTGCCGTCGTCGTCGTCCGCCCCGCACGGGACAAAAACCTCTGGCTACCGTCTTGTCACTCCTAACCTAAAGACGCCAATGTGAAAGAAATTAACACATGATGGTGGGCGAAGTGGCTAGGGGGCGGTGGGGGCTCAGAGCGTTCGTGTGGGCGCCATCCTCCACGCGATAGAAGCATCGAGGCACCGGTTCCTGTCGCCAGCTGGCCCGGAGTGACTGCCGTCGTCTGGGGAAGGAGGAAGTCGTTTAGCTCGAGTTAGCTTAACTGTGGTTAACTCGTTTGGTTAGCCGCCTGTCAGCTAACACAAACAGGGCACGGACCCGGCTGGAAGTAATGACGTCATCGTCACGTCGTTAACGTGCAAACGGCAGATTGatgaattttcaaaattattaaGACTcacttgtattattttattgttattttttcaaacagagtctttgaaataaatacatattcaAAACTAAAACTGATGACAGTGTGTAAAAGCCTTTGATTTTTCAATGTTCAACCATTTTGAAAAACCCATCATGAAAATCAATATTGTGAAAGAATATGTTCTATCACAGCAACGTATTCTTTTTTTGTATAATCATAGATCCAGTAATCTTTAATTATATTACTAGTATGGTACAGGACGCTGACATATCTCGCCTCTATCTTTCTGCTACGGATCACCAAATGGGACAAACACAGCGAAATGGACATTTATAGAGCAATGACTATAGCATGGTAACAAATATAATGCACTTATTTTGTTACTTATGGGAGCACAATAAGTCGTTTGTGATGACATTTTGCTTGCACCTCAGCTGAAGAAATTGTTGATAGCCTTTGTAGTGTGGTCTCGCAATCAAAAGTCAATTCATTCTACTAGTTCACCAGTAGATGTCACTAGATAATACACAATGTCCCTTTAAAAACGAATTCATATGTAAAATCTTTAAATGTAAATATCAGTAGATTTTCTACAGCTTGTAAATTCGAAGACTTGCcaaccacacaggaaggccgaaaCCGGcatcgaacccacaacctccgcaATGAGAatgatgtgctaaccagtgctcaccCGTGTCgtgttttaaatttaaaatcattttctttTGAGGTATGACTCCGTGTGTGTTTATCAGCGGGTTTTGGAATTTTTAGACGGTTAAAATGCGTGCGTATGCGTATACTATTCGCTACCATAAATCGGTGTGATGACGACGCGCGCGAACGCGCTTTTCGCTCCCGTGCGCGTGTTCGGCTGGCTTGTTGCGAGGGCTTGAAGCCTCGGGGGCGCGCACGTAGGAAGTCCCGTCGATTCACGTCACGTCGAGTCACGTCACGGGTCCGCATCGACCGACACAAGAGATGCTGAGGTGACAACCCCGGAGCAAGAGAAACCGATTTCAAAGGCTTTCCGCACTCTTTTTCCGTCTCCACGCCACGATGGGATCCAGTTCCGCGTCGCTTCGAGCCTCCTCCGTGGATGTAGCGGCCCTTCACTAACCACACCCGGGCTGCTCGTTTTCGGATCAAGGCGAGGTAAAGACCTTCGCTTTGCATTCCGGCGTCACGCCATTTTCCCCCAGCCTTGCTGTTTGTGTTGCCACGCTTGATAGCGCTCGTCTCCATGCCAGCGTTCGTCTCCATGCCAGCGTTCGAGTCAGTCTGCTGCTTTGGCAACGTTTTCCCCACGCAACCGTTGCTGTGTCCACGGCCACTGCGGCGGCTGTGCATCCCCCCACTTCCCTCGACCCCACTCCTCAAACACGACACGCCGCTCGCTTTGCATTGTGGCTGTGTTCATGTGAACGCGTACTACGGCCACGCGTGATTTGGACGCAGGCGGGTCCACTTGACGCCACGGCCTCGTACTGCGTGGGTCAGCTGAGCTGCATGCATGATGCTGGCTGGATGGTGGGTGTGGGGAGGAGGTCGACTCACGCTGGCTCCACACCAACATGTGCAGCAGAAATTGGATTCACATTTGGTTTTACGTGACTATGTATTTATTGTCCAAGTCGTTTTTGGCTATACATTTGCATCAAAATGTTATTAGTTTTTTCCCGCATATATTTTAATAGTAAAATTCCATTTACTGCTACTCATTTGCATGAAAATATTTGACTAATTTCACCTGTCTATTTATTTTGGAAATACATGCATACTCCTTTAACCATTTCTAGGAAACTATTTTCGTGACAATCTGCTTCAAATACGTTTTAAAAAGTAAATTTCTGTTGTGTTTGTATGAAAGCGTCTTCGAATGAATTTGAAATGCTAAGAAGTTACACATACACGATCAGGGCACTTCATTCGGTACCCCTAATGGcacaatataataaaataaagctGCGAATGAAATACAAATTTAGTATCCGAATGCGTGTTTACGATTGTAGCTGTAGTTTGCGCTGCATCACACTGAAAGCCACTGTGGCACTGGACGGTGGTCGCCATGGAGACGGTACGAGGATGGTGGGGGTCACGGTCGTGTGTGATTCATGGCGTTCTTGGAGGATGGTGTCGCTTTTACAGTCTGCTCCTGTTTGGCCGCTTGTAGTTCTGATGGAGAAGTTCCCCCAACACATTTTCAAAGTGAATCCATCTGACGCTCACAGAGTTGATGTCTGACAAAATTTTTGTGTCATTTCATCCACAATGCACTCAGATTTTTGTTCAACTTGTTTACGAGGGAGATAAGCTGTGTGTCCGAAGATGACAATCCATCATCGCTATGTCTCCTCCACGTTCTGATGCGAGGTCGAGGCCGAGGTCATGTTTCACGGCCGCCGTGTGCTATTGCCACTCCAAAAACTCGACGGATGACTTCCTTGATGTTCCATCTCATGACTCTGATTTAGTTtgtgtgaaggcctcttacgtaaCGCCACGTGTCGAGCGATGAATGAAATGTTTGTGCGAGTGCCGTGTGGAAGGAAGGCTCTCTTACTACATCGTTAAAAGTGACACTAATCCGTCTGTCATCAAATTCTGAGAAAGCAATGCGGAGTCAACAACAACATGGCTCGCTTCGGAGGCAGCTGCTAAGAAGCGGCCAGGTCTGGCTCTTAAGCCAATGGCTTACGAGTGATGTCTGTCAGCTGCTGTCAGCTGTTTTTTCTTGAGCGCACATTTGAGCTCAGGGGCCACATTTGCGTTTTAAAAGTGACAGCTGGGCCATATCTTTTGCAGATGTTGAATTTAAAAGGTGCAGAATTGTTTAGTTCAGTCAGTGTTTTTACTTAAGTTTATAATTAACGTAAAGGATTAAGTTAACTACTTTTTTATTACagtaaaaatattattatttattttttattttttaatatggcTGTGTGTTGAGTTGTTGTCATTTTTCATCCACAGGGCCGTTTTACAGGTTCCAGATGCTCGGCCCCGTCTGAAACTCACTTAAGAGCGGCGGGGTGGGGGGTGCCAGGGGCAACGTAACGGTCCGGGTCTTCAGGCGGCATGAGCGGGGGAGCGGAGCAAGCCGACATTCTCAGCGTGCTCTCCCTGGTGAAAGAGCGATGGAAAGTGGTGAGTGATGACGACGTTTTGGTCAGAAGTCATATTTGTGCGAGTCATAAGTAAGTCTCACGTTTTGAGCATATCCCCAGTTAGAGTGACCAAAATCAAGCGAGTGGTGTGGAGTCCCTGCTTATTTTCAAGCAAGTTGGTTTGTCACAACATACTTGAACAAGTCAAGAACAAACTAATAATTTAATTCATTTTCAAGAATTTTGTCAATTTCAGCCAAGCATGTCAAAGTAACATTGTCGACTTAAGTCTGACTGGAGTCTGGCGAGTCACAACGGGCATTTCCGGGGTCGCAAGTAGCACTGCGGCAGCGTGAGGTCTAAAAATAGCCTCGCCGTTGCTATTTCTGGCAATCATTGAGCTATAAAAGCGGCAAGAGGGGCGCGCGTTGGTCCCAGGGAGAGAAAACGAGCAAGAGCGACTCCTTGAGCGCCGGCCGCGTTAGCTCCTCGCCGTGTCTCCGCTTCCTATCCGCTTAGGAGCTCACTTATGTAAGAATGCTGCAGTTAATCCCCGCGTGGAGGACAGCGAAGGGCACGCGGCGGCGTAGGGAAATGAAAGCGCTGCTCAGTGCTGAGAGGTGAGAGTGTAAAGGTTGCAGAGGCAAGGTGCCAATCAGATGAGAAGATGCGCTCAGTAAATGACTGGCGTGTGCGTTTTCCTAGTGCGTTTAATTGAGGGTAGGGTGTTTAGAGAGCAGCCCATCTGTCACCAAATAAATACACGTCCAATTTTTTTTAGTTCTGTGTTGAACAGGGAATTAatgtttctttttattatttttgcccGCTCTCTTGGCGTCCAGGTGAAGAAGATCGGGGGCGGTGGTTTTGGGGAGATCTACGAGGCGCTGGACCTGCTGACCCGTGTCAGCGTGGCGCTCAAGGTGGAGTCGGCTCAGCAGCCCAAGCAGGTCCTCAAGATGGAGGTGGCTGTGCTGAAGAAGCTGCAGGGTGAGTCCTCCAATGCATCCGGAGTCATTTTTCAACCTATTGATCGTCCTGACCGCTCTGACCTGCCGACGCCAGTCACCCGAGATGATCTTTGGGATTCTTGCCAGAGGTCTTTCAAAAAGAGCCCTGTTTGAAGAGAGACAGGAAATCTTGCTGTCTTGCTTTGAGGCAGGCATTTTAAGATCATTTCCAGGAGTCACCAGGCATGTCAAACACGCGTAGACTCACAATATAGTTTGAAAACGGCAAGTTTCAAGACACCAAAAGTCTGTCATTATAGGCTGAAGTGGCTgtcttggattaaaaaaaaaaaaaaaaaagcccccaaaaccattttcacataaaataaaatgtggccAGCTGGACAATCATGAGTATGCGAGTCACTTAAGCTAGCGTACATGTTTCAGGTGGCACAACAGACACCTTTCCTCTTCTTTGTCTTTTACATCACCCGCCCTTTATGTCCCTCCTCATCCGAGAGGAAAAATCAATAGACCGGGATCGTGTTAGCTATCTAATGGCCGATGCCTCGGGACGTCGTGCTTGCGTTGCCTCCCCCGAGGGAACCCGAACGTTACCGGAGATGAAACCCGACTCCTCAGCTCTTCGTCCAAAACTGCACACCAGCACAGCTGTTAAGAGAAAACATCGAAGGGATCCTCACGATAAGACTGATGCTAGGTTGCCATTTTGGTTCGAGTGGCCATTTTGATTTAAGAACGCCCACTaggattttatttaaaaaaatcatttagcaCCCAACAGGCATGTTAAACATGAGTAGAGCCAACATAAAAATTGGGTCAGTGCCTAGGAATCAAGCGACCAACCAACTGGTCGATAAGCATGTCTGACGTCGCTTGCGTTTTGTTCCTCGCAGGGAAAGATCACGTGTGTCGCTTTGTAGGATGCGGCCGCAACGACCGCTTCAACTATGTGGTGATGGAGCTTCAGGTTGGTTGCCTTTGTCTTGCCTTGTGCTTTGCTAAAACGAAAAGATTGAAGAGGTTATTTTGAAAATGCTTCTGCTGCTACGGAATATGAGAGAGACAAGCTAATCTTCTACGTGTCCTGGCAGGGTCGTAATCTGGCTGACCTGAGGAGGAGCATGAGCCGGGGGACGTTCAGCATCAGCACCACGCTGCGTCTGGGTCGCCAAATCCTAGAGGCCATCGAGAGCATCCACTCAGTGGGATTCCTGCATCGTGATATCAAACCAGTAAGCTTCTTTTATTCACAAGACGTCTATTAAAGgaagaaaatgaataaataccaaAATAATTAACTATGtttggggaaaaaatgcaaacggcggTCCGGATTACAGACCCGAGTGGGCCATGATGTGgaatttgttcatatttttgctgaggtatttttttttcttcagtccaACTTCGCCATGGGTCGCTTCCCCAGCACCTGCCGCACATGCTACATGCTGGACTTTGGCTTAGCCCGCCAGTTCACCAACTCGTGCCAAGAGGTCCGACCGGTAAGtgtgccccccccacacacacacacccataacACGGcatggaatatttttttatgtgtacCAACGCCTCCTCCATCTTTGCTCGTCAGCCCCGCCCAGTGGCAGGATTCCGGGGAACAGTGCGCTACGCATCCGTCAACGCACACAAAAATAAGGTAAACAcgtcatgtttattttttattttttagccaTTTAATCTCTTTAttgtaaataattttaaaagtaTTTGGTGCTGTGATGTGTTTGACACCTCAACCGCGGTGTACTTGTGCAGGAGATGGGTCGCCATGACGACCTGTGGTCCCTCTTTTACATGCTGGTGGAGTTTCTTGTCGGCCAGTTGCCGTGGAGGAAGATCAAGGACAAAGTAAGGCAAAAGCAATCTCAGCCGTCTCCGATCTTGTAAGCGCAAATGTTTGACTAGCGTGCACTTGTGTTAACTCAGGAGCACGTGGGCAAATTAAAGGACACGTACGATCACCATCTGATGCTTAAACACTTGCCGGCGGAATTCGGTGTTTTCTTGGAACACATCTCCAGCCTGGACTACTTCACCAAGCCTGACTACCAGGTTTAGATTTTCAGCCCTCAGAGGAAGATGTTTCGACAACCCCGGTGGAGACTGACGCATTTTTTTGAACATGTGTTTCTCAGCTGTTGATGTCGGTGTTCGACAACAGCATGAAGACATACAACGTGGTGGAGAACGACCCGTACGACTGGGAGAGGGCAGCCACGGACGGCAGCCTGGTGATCAGCTCCAGCGCCACCACGCCGCAGCACCATACTCGCCTCACGCCCGCTCACATGGGGTGCATGTCCTATCACTAAATATTACGAGACCAAGAAATTCAGCGTTTCTGAAAATCACTTTCCGTGTTTCCGTTTCCCACTTCAGCATGGCCAACGCCTCGGTGATACCAGGCGACTTGCTGCGCGAGAACACCGAGGAGGTCCTGCAGGACGAGCAACTCAGCGACGCCGACAACAACATGGCCGCACCCGAACGTGTGCCAGGTTCTCCGGGTCACCCGCCGCGAGCGCAGGAAGCTGATGTGTGGGAGGAGCTTGACCGTAACCGTAATCGGATACGCACGGCCTTATGGAAGGTGAACGGCAAATCCCCTTCATTATTGGTATACAAACCTGATATCGGTTCAGAACCTTAAACCCGATGCTCGTGTGCATTTCCATCCAGGCTGCCGCTGAAGAGGAGCAAGGCAACCCCCAGGGCAACCAAATCCCATTCGGAGGCCTCAGCCTGGGGTCGCCCGTCAAGATGGTGTCGGAGGAGCGCGAGGGGCCTCTGGTCAGGAAGCTGCGCAACATCCACAGCTTTGAGCTGGAAAGGAGACTTGGACTCGAGTCCAAACCCAATCCAGAACGCTTCCTCGAGGCCTGGTATGTTCCCATGGACTCTCTGGAACCCTAACCCAGGCTTTGAAACCCCAACACTGGTTTGAAGCCTTATTTTGAATGCCTCAGGCAAATTTCACGCCCTATTGCTGACTTGACACCTTAATTACGAATCCCTACTGCACTGTATTAACCAACTTTTGTCTTTACGTTAAACGTTTGCTTACTGCTTGTTTGGTATCCTTTTAGTCCCACAAAGCAGACGCCCAGTACTGCCCAGCAGCAACAAGAACAAAAAGTGGATGAGGAGGGAGCCGAGGGGGCCGCCATCATCCCAGTCAATCAGGCTCCTACGCCTCCTAATGGAGAGCGTCGCGAGCGGATTTGGCACTACGACGAAGAGTTCCTTTCTGGCGGCGGTGTCGGGGGTTCTCCCAAAGCTCCGTCCCCTGCTTCTCCGGAGCACGGCGACGGGGCGGCCAGCAGTGGGGGCTTCGTGGCCCTCAACCTCAGCTCGGGCCGACAGGACGTAGACTCGCGGGACTGGGTCCTAGTGGAGCGCCCCGAAACCAAGGCCAGTTCAAGCCCatcggaagaggaggaagaagagcaggAGGCGGAGGTCCTGCAGGAACCCGGGTGGGACCGGGGCCTGCCAAGCACCGGCTCCGGAAAAGCAAAGCCGGACAGTTTGACTTCGTCCAAGGGAAGCGCCAAAGCTGACAAGTTGGAGCTCAGCGTGGGGCCCGCCGAGGCCTTGCCCCCTGTGACCCCCACCAGCCCTGCCGAAGTGCTGACCGAGGGGGTCCTCACCCAGGTAAGACCTCGGCCATAGCGACTGCGctctgcatttatttttttcatgacaCCGTTCAAAGGCTGCTGAGTCGGCGTTCTCGCTGTCAATGCTCATTTCTGGCAACTCTGCTGTGGTGAAGAACGATAAAATTGAgaatcagtgtttcccaacctttattaATTAAGCTAAGGCACATATCCGAAGGTTTGCTTTTCGCCACATGGCTCGGTCTCCTGTGAATAACAGGTGTTTAAAATGCTAAAATAATAATCTTCTGGTTAAGGAAGTGAAATTCAATCCTTTTGTTAATTGTCAAGGCCCTGAGGTTGGGAATCACTTTTTTTATGGGATGACCATGACATGAAATCCACACTTTGAATAATCGGCTTAGAGCACGGAGggcttttggctttttttttttttttgcagatcatGCTTGATTTGAACTTTTCTTTGCGAGTGACACAACTCATGCAAGTCTTGCTCACTTATAAAATGGCAAGAATTAGCAATGGGCATTTaacgacattaaaaaaaaaaacatcaattgaCGTTAGAATCTCTCTGTTTTGACTAAATTGCTTCAAATTTATCCGTAATTAATTCCTGATGAAAAATTATGATTATGCCCATTCCTAATCACAATTTCCAAAATTGCCGGGTcaactccatccctccatccgtgTCGGTAGTATCCAGTCGGTGTGAAAGGGGCTCCAACCTCCTCCCTTGTTTCACCGCCCCTCCTCTTTCTTAGCACCCCACCTCTCCTCCGTCCCTGCCcgaggaagcggccgcccggacCTTCGTCCccgtccctctgcgctcccccaGCCCTCACACCCTCCTCAGCACCTTGTCGGACCCTCTCCACCAGCGCCACCCGCTGGCCATGAGGCGCAGCCAGTCGGCCGACCAACACCGGGACCGCCCGCCATCTTCCTCTTCCGTTCCGCTTGCACTCAGACCCTCACCTAGTCGCAGGAAACTACCCGCCATCCCGGCCGGCGCCGCCAACGCCAACTTCCCCTCTGTCATACGTATAACCAGGGCCCAGCTGCAGCaggtgaaccccccccccccccccttcatagCGGAACCTCAAACGTccagtgcaaaaaaacaaactaaagaagaaaaagtaaaaagtctgtgactttggaggttccacttcCATTCAGTTTCCATGGCGAAACATTTTTccttttattattcatttattttctttcagcTGCTTGTTCTGGCCCCCCCATCCCCGTCCCATGGCCTGGTTTGACTATGCCAAAACGCTCGTGCATTGACAGCATGCCTCTAACGTGTACTTGCTCCTAGTGATCTGAGCACAagttgtgtgtttgcgtgtgcgcgGCGTGTTTGGAATCATATTGTGAATGCGAGTgtagcatgcgtgcgtgcgcgtttgGAATGTCGACTCATGACCACAGGTCGCATGGTCTCTTTTGTTTCAGATGGTCTTTGTGCTCtccatcttcctcttcctctctctctccctgtaTTTGTTCCTCACCCTCTCTTCACTGAAGCCCCCTGCCAAGTTGCGTGAAACCAAACCTTTGCTGTCCGCCCGTCCCTGGTTTAGCGCTCACGAGCTTGACTGACACCATGCCCCATAGCACGTGTTGTGTGTCTGATAATGGTAGCTATGGTAACTGCATGCTGTCGTTGACCAACTAGTCTCCATCGATCACTACCCGCACAGATACAGAGTAAACCCAGTCTATTCGCGGGGGATGGGGACCGAGCCCTGCCGCGAATAGCGAAAAACTTACAGTCCTTGACGCCCCGCTGAGAAGGTTTACAAATGGCTTTAGATGGCACAGGATGGTggcaagccgctactttttgggGACGTGTATCGTAAAACTCACTCCCATCTCTACTAGAGCATCGCcaccaagatggcgccaaagcactaCTTAGTATCTACGAGACGGAGCATAATGTATAGATACAGTAATTCCCTTTCTAAAAGCCTTTATGAATCGAAATTGTCAAAATAGCACAAACTATGACAGTAAAACGCTTAAATATGATTTCATAAGATTTGGTTTGAAAACTTGCTATAGTGTTCAAACCATGTCTAATACAAAGCTGTTGTTAGGTGCCTCGAAGCTATGTTGGACAAGCTTCATTTCGTGAGGCCGTTGCATTAGCTAATAATAAAAAGTGTTTTGCCGCCATCTGTGGCTTTCAGAAATGTTTGTGGAGGCGTCAACTACTCCGCTATTCGCGCCAGGGCTCGGTCACTATCCCACGCGAATAGCAGACACCAAGCGAATCCAAATTGCTCCTCCTGCATCAGGCTACTTGCTGGAGCGCCACAGCGTCACACGTTGTCGTCTTCCAGCAACAAGCCTTTCTCCAGCAATTAATCACGTCCCCCTGGGGGTTTAACGCCTTATTAACTCGAAATGTCTTGTCCCTTTTGTCTCCTTCCCTCCTCCagttgacagctcagcgtccgtcCGGGCTGTCCTCGGCGTCGGGATCTGACAGCGCCCATACACCGGAGAGATGCAGCGAAGCCAAAGCAGAGCCTATGAGTGAATCTCCAGGGACGCCTACAGACCTGCCGCCGGTCAACGGGGACGCCCCGAGTCCGGTGCCGAGCCGCCGAAGCAACTCCCCCCGCTCACCTCTTAGCCCCTCCTTCCCCAGTGGGCACCACTTGCAGACCCCTCCTGGCTCTGAGAAAGACAATCTAGCACCGGAAACGGTGGACAGCCAGGTTTCCCCCTCCGCACCTCGCCGCCGGCAGAGTCGTATTCCCGTGCTGGAACCACCGCCCCCGGGTTCGGCCAAAGAAAAGCTCCTGCAGAAGAAAGCCAACAACCCGGTCCTGCTGCCATCACCCTCCGCCTCGCCGTCCCTCTCTGACCGCCGCGCTCCGGCCGCCGTGGCTTCCCTCGCCAGGGACCCGCCGTCGTCTGCCTCGGATCGCTCCCAGGAGGAGGACTCTCTCATGGGCTCACGCTCGGACCGGCACGGGGACGCCTCCCTGTCTTCGTCCTCCAGCCCCCTATCCCGTCGGAGCAGGATCCCTCGGCCCGTCCGCTCGGCCTCGTCCGCCGAGCAGCTGGCCGCCCAGTTCCTGCCCCGCCCGCCTCCTGGCAAGCCGCCGTGCCGCAACACTGTGGAGGGCAGGTACTTGAACGCGTCTTTGTCAATTCCCATGAGAATGAATTAACCTTTCAATTTTTTAGCGGGTCCGCCCACGTGCTTTGACACGGGGATTTGGCATTTTCTTGTGCGTCCGCATATTTGTTGCACTTAAGATGACCTTTGTTTTGCTTTAGGATCCGGCGCTACCGCATCCGAGCGGGCAGCACCAGCGACTCGGACCTCCTGAGCTGCCTGGCTCAGCTGATGCATGGCGCCCGCGGCTCCTCGGCGGCCCACCACCGCCCGTCGACACCATACGCCGGCTCTCGGGCGACGGGAGTCAGCAGCCTGACCAGCTCACCGCACCACGTCCGCAGCTCCAGCGCCTCACCCCGCAGCTCGTCCTCGCTGCAGCGCTCCGTCAGCTCCTCGCCGTCGCGCCACGAGCACCGCGGCAGCTTGGCAGGAGGCTGCCTGGGTCGCAGCCGCTCGCCGCCCAGCTTCTCCGGGTCGCCCCCGCCACGCCGCctctaccaccaccaccaccaccaccaggagACATGCTGCAGCCGGCAGGCCCGCACCGCCGCTTTCCACCTGTCCAGGGGGAAGGGCTGCAGTCGGGAAGGCAAGTGCTCCAGCAAGCTGGCCAGATAGTTGCCCCGAAGGTGGACGAAGAACAGTTTTCGGTATTCGTCCTTTTTCCGAACCTCATCGCACCCCCCTCTTCCGTTAACGTTTTCTAATATTCATGTTATCGTGTTGGATAACAAAATAGTGCAGCTGCGATTTTATTTCCTGTCCAGAGATCGGTAGTTGGTACTGTagcacagtgtttcccaacctttattgagccaacgcacattttacattaaaagaaaaagcacacCGCCCAAAAAAATACTACATAATTAACGGAAAACAGGACTGATTATAATTTCAATCTCATTTTACTATTATCCTTAAAAAACGATTGGTGATTTTAATAATCGATTTTCATTTTCAT
Coding sequences:
- the ttbk2a gene encoding tau-tubulin kinase 2 isoform X2: MSGGAEQADILSVLSLVKERWKVVKKIGGGGFGEIYEALDLLTRVSVALKVESAQQPKQVLKMEVAVLKKLQGKDHVCRFVGCGRNDRFNYVVMELQGRNLADLRRSMSRGTFSISTTLRLGRQILEAIESIHSVGFLHRDIKPSNFAMGRFPSTCRTCYMLDFGLARQFTNSCQEVRPPRPVAGFRGTVRYASVNAHKNKEMGRHDDLWSLFYMLVEFLVGQLPWRKIKDKEHVGKLKDTYDHHLMLKHLPAEFGVFLEHISSLDYFTKPDYQLLMSVFDNSMKTYNVVENDPYDWERAATDGSLVISSSATTPQHHTRLTPAHMGMANASVIPGDLLRENTEEVLQDEQLSDADNNMAAPERVPGSPGHPPRAQEADVWEELDRNRNRIRTALWKAAAEEEQGNPQGNQIPFGGLSLGSPVKMVSEEREGPLVRKLRNIHSFELERRLGLESKPNPERFLEACPTKQTPSTAQQQQEQKVDEEGAEGAAIIPVNQAPTPPNGERRERIWHYDEEFLSGGGVGGSPKAPSPASPEHGDGAASSGGFVALNLSSGRQDVDSRDWVLVERPETKASSSPSEEEEEEQEAEVLQEPGWDRGLPSTGSGKAKPDSLTSSKGSAKADKLELSVGPAEALPPVTPTSPAEVLTEGVLTQLTAQRPSGLSSASGSDSAHTPERCSEAKAEPMSESPGTPTDLPPVNGDAPSPVPSRRSNSPRSPLSPSFPSGHHLQTPPGSEKDNLAPETVDSQVSPSAPRRRQSRIPVLEPPPPGSAKEKLLQKKANNPVLLPSPSASPSLSDRRAPAAVASLARDPPSSASDRSQEEDSLMGSRSDRHGDASLSSSSSPLSRRSRIPRPVRSASSAEQLAAQFLPRPPPGKPPCRNTVEGRIRRYRIRAGSTSDSDLLSCLAQLMHGARGSSAAHHRPSTPYAGSRATGVSSLTSSPHHVRSSSASPRSSSSLQRSVSSSPSRHEHRGSLAGGCLGRSRSPPSFSGSPPPRRLYHHHHHHQETCCSRQARTAAFHLSRGKGCSREGKCSSKLAR
- the ttbk2a gene encoding tau-tubulin kinase 2 isoform X1: MSGGAEQADILSVLSLVKERWKVVKKIGGGGFGEIYEALDLLTRVSVALKVESAQQPKQVLKMEVAVLKKLQGKDHVCRFVGCGRNDRFNYVVMELQGRNLADLRRSMSRGTFSISTTLRLGRQILEAIESIHSVGFLHRDIKPSNFAMGRFPSTCRTCYMLDFGLARQFTNSCQEVRPPRPVAGFRGTVRYASVNAHKNKEMGRHDDLWSLFYMLVEFLVGQLPWRKIKDKEHVGKLKDTYDHHLMLKHLPAEFGVFLEHISSLDYFTKPDYQLLMSVFDNSMKTYNVVENDPYDWERAATDGSLVISSSATTPQHHTRLTPAHMGMANASVIPGDLLRENTEEVLQDEQLSDADNNMAAPERVPGSPGHPPRAQEADVWEELDRNRNRIRTALWKAAAEEEQGNPQGNQIPFGGLSLGSPVKMVSEEREGPLVRKLRNIHSFELERRLGLESKPNPERFLEACPTKQTPSTAQQQQEQKVDEEGAEGAAIIPVNQAPTPPNGERRERIWHYDEEFLSGGGVGGSPKAPSPASPEHGDGAASSGGFVALNLSSGRQDVDSRDWVLVERPETKASSSPSEEEEEEQEAEVLQEPGWDRGLPSTGSGKAKPDSLTSSKGSAKADKLELSVGPAEALPPVTPTSPAEVLTEGVLTQHPTSPPSLPEEAAARTFVPVPLRSPSPHTLLSTLSDPLHQRHPLAMRRSQSADQHRDRPPSSSSVPLALRPSPSRRKLPAIPAGAANANFPSVIRITRAQLQQLTAQRPSGLSSASGSDSAHTPERCSEAKAEPMSESPGTPTDLPPVNGDAPSPVPSRRSNSPRSPLSPSFPSGHHLQTPPGSEKDNLAPETVDSQVSPSAPRRRQSRIPVLEPPPPGSAKEKLLQKKANNPVLLPSPSASPSLSDRRAPAAVASLARDPPSSASDRSQEEDSLMGSRSDRHGDASLSSSSSPLSRRSRIPRPVRSASSAEQLAAQFLPRPPPGKPPCRNTVEGRIRRYRIRAGSTSDSDLLSCLAQLMHGARGSSAAHHRPSTPYAGSRATGVSSLTSSPHHVRSSSASPRSSSSLQRSVSSSPSRHEHRGSLAGGCLGRSRSPPSFSGSPPPRRLYHHHHHHQETCCSRQARTAAFHLSRGKGCSREGKCSSKLAR